A stretch of DNA from Tigriopus californicus strain San Diego chromosome 8, Tcal_SD_v2.1, whole genome shotgun sequence:
GCTTTGGCCCGAATCATGAGCGGCCCTTTTGGTATTCTGGGCCAAACCGCGTTCACCGTAATCAAACATCAAGCCCAATCTATCAACATGCCACTATATCAAGTAGGTTTTTTATTGGATGAAAGTTATACTTTCCACGACAAACTCTTCAaagaatttttcttttcacatgTTCTAGACCATCATCTCTTACGTTGGCAAGCTAAAATTGGGTGGGAAAAGTTATGCCCCTTGTACGGATCACCCGTTCTATCCCTACAACAAGGAACTTTGCCAGTTTGAGTCCTTAATGGATAAGTTGCACTCCATGGTCGAGGAAATCAAGACAGGCAGAGCATTGACCACCAAGCTGGTTCAAGCTCTTCGAAGTTTTGCCCAAAAAAtcgagaaattgaaaacatctcGCTTAGACACCGCTACTGAGATCTGTTTGGATGTCTTGAATGCATCTTTGCAGCTTAAAGACGACATTCAGTTAGGAGCCACGCCCAAACGTGAGGTGGGAAAGGGCGGGAGCGTTGTCGGCCGGCAAAACATGAAGGTAAAATGTTGAATTACCAAAAGTATTCGTCACTCGTGGTTATTaaacttgtttcttgtttcAGATCATTCGTGCTGCAGTCGATTCATTAAGCACCCGATCCCGCGTCATCAAGGTGCACGTTCTTCTCGGGAAAATTGCCCACAAACCTGTTTCCCAATCCAATTCAGTCAAAGGCACGCCAATTCAGATACCTTCCCTAGTGCAATTATTTACCTCGCCCGAAGAGATTCCAGAGGAAGCCCCAAAGGACGATACCGATACCCAAGACAACACCACCAATGACTTCACGCCCGCCAAGAAACCAAGTGCCAAAGGCCATCCCAAGTATGGTTCCACTTTTGCCTGGGCACCGGAAACGAGTCCATTACTTATCGGGTCGGCGGAATTAGTTTCTATGGCAGGACAGACGTTAGCTTGTCCAGCCCCCGGCGACACACCCCTGCGATCGGATAACAAGCGCAAATTGGCCGAGGCAGTGGCTGAAACTCTGATTCAGGATGTGGAGGTGTGTTTGCAAGGAGGCAAGTTGGCCAAGGCTCGAGCTGAGGGAGAAAAGGCATTCAAGCGGATGAGAGAGGATAAGACGTCTCGACGTCGAGTGGCCAAACGATCCATTTTAAAGGATATCGCTAACATGAAGACGCCGACTATCTTGGAGAAACCCgaacataactttggaagCTCGTCTAGTGACTCAGTGGACTTAAAATCT
This window harbors:
- the LOC131885819 gene encoding PCNA-interacting partner-like, with amino-acid sequence MGVQAFVTFPDVLDEAGISLLDVRLKIDPKAPFVVIGDTPNSTFTSIVNFALHLARKFQLLRNDRTILLKDEDRFQKLNLILCAKNKETYGSFESDISDVLDLARITSETSNLDESEACQSYRRFIQSSNLVDSHTLYNILKKSIAEPDSELKSYLQSMPYHLMIWNPYFGPKSLEMDFLKLFCPEGPHLQFVQVETSLDSSLKEGSSPEFQIRVNALEDVPELDLEGMFRPYSRSESVDYCLAWMEGILRLLVNSRDELALARIMSGPFGILGQTAFTVIKHQAQSINMPLYQTIISYVGKLKLGGKSYAPCTDHPFYPYNKELCQFESLMDKLHSMVEEIKTGRALTTKLVQALRSFAQKIEKLKTSRLDTATEICLDVLNASLQLKDDIQLGATPKREVGKGGSVVGRQNMKIIRAAVDSLSTRSRVIKVHVLLGKIAHKPVSQSNSVKGTPIQIPSLVQLFTSPEEIPEEAPKDDTDTQDNTTNDFTPAKKPSAKGHPKYGSTFAWAPETSPLLIGSAELVSMAGQTLACPAPGDTPLRSDNKRKLAEAVAETLIQDVEVCLQGGKLAKARAEGEKAFKRMREDKTSRRRVAKRSILKDIANMKTPTILEKPEHNFGSSSSDSVDLKSRPGIISTKENPLSQSIPKKSKPLRKKGVPPPLLHGQTKLTTYFRI